A portion of the Musa acuminata AAA Group cultivar baxijiao chromosome BXJ1-1, Cavendish_Baxijiao_AAA, whole genome shotgun sequence genome contains these proteins:
- the LOC135676811 gene encoding uncharacterized protein LOC135676811: MAWNFAPSSSLPKPPPWVQATERVPTKNQSVLFKPTSSEKCFSPCKASQSESIAEDTSPTSSSARNQLDLLEQLTSSSPTASGYDSLGDPPRPTIREQLSEIVGDRDGEFILPLGKKLKASLNTLTISQKRNIKRQAYLNEVEQRNDSVFFATIGAFVLLPPAVILSVAILTGYVQLFP, encoded by the exons ATGGCCTGGAACTTcgccccttcctcttctctccCCAAGCCTCCTCCTTGGGTTCAGGCTACAGAGAGAGTGCCAACAAAGAACCAGAGTGTGCTGTTCAAGCCCACAAGCTCTGAGAAGTGTTTCTCTCCCTGTAAAGCATCACAATCAGAGAGTATTGCAGAGGATACCAGTCCAACCA GCTCATCCGCACGAAATCAACTGGATCTCTTGGAACAACTGACATCTTCCTCTCCTACTGCAAGTG GTTATGACAGTCTTGGTGATCCCCCCAGACCTACCATCCGAGAACAGCTTTCTGAAATAGTAGGAGACAGAGATGGTGAGTTCATCCTTCCACTTGGTAAGAAGCTGAAAGCAAGTCTGAATACATTGACCATATCACAGAAAAGAAACATCAAGCGACAGGCTTACCTGAATGAAGTTGAACAAAGAAACGACTCTGTCTTCTTTGCAACAATTGGAGCATTTGTGCTTCTACCACCGGCAGTCATCTTGTCTGTTGCCATATTGACTGGATATGTGCAGCTCTTCCCCTGA